The DNA sequence GACGCTGCCAAGCGTTCGGCCCAGTACTACGTCAACGCTCGCTGGCTCGGCGGCATGATGACCAACTGGAAGACGATTTCGAACTCGATCCAGCGCCTGCGCAAGCTCGACGAAATCCTCGCTTCGGAAGCTTCGGGCTTCACCAAGAAGGAACGCCTGAACCTCGAGCGCGAGCGCGAGAAGCTGAACCGCGCACTCGGCGGTATCCGCGACATGGGCGGCACCCCGGACCTGATGTTCATCATCGACACCAACAAGGAATCGATCGCGATCGACGAAGCCAAGCGCCTCGGCATCCCGGTCGTCGCCGTGATCGACTCGAACTGCGATCCGGACCAGATCGACTATCCGATCCCGGGCAACGACGACGCATCGCGCGCCATCGCTCTCTACTGCGACCTCATCGCTCGCGCTGCCATCGACGGCATCGCGCGCCAGCAGGGCGCATCGGGCCGT is a window from the Ensifer adhaerens genome containing:
- the rpsB gene encoding 30S ribosomal protein S2 gives rise to the protein MALPDFSMRQLLEAGVHFGHQTHRWNPKMKPYIFGDRNNVHIIDLAQTVPMLSRALQIVSDTVANGGRVLFVGTKRQASEIIADAAKRSAQYYVNARWLGGMMTNWKTISNSIQRLRKLDEILASEASGFTKKERLNLEREREKLNRALGGIRDMGGTPDLMFIIDTNKESIAIDEAKRLGIPVVAVIDSNCDPDQIDYPIPGNDDASRAIALYCDLIARAAIDGIARQQGASGRDLGASAEAPVEPALDEASDA